TGTATGATGATCGTTACAATAAATGTAATCACAATTGCCACCAGGTAATTCCCTGCTTTTTCCCTTTCCAGAAACGCGTCCAGCGTGAGCTTGTTTAAAACAACTTCCTCAAAGATCCTTAGCAGGAAAATAGTTCCCAACGAAACGGCAAAAGAGCCAAAGAAACCTATAAAAATCCTTTTCGGCGAGAACCGGTCTTTTACAAAAATCCGGTCTAAGCCAATAAACACTGCCATATTTGCCATATATAAAGCAACAGAATACAACACTGTACATTCAAAAACAAGCAGCAGCTTATCATCAAAGGCTATTTTTACGCCTATAATCAATTGGATGAAAAACATCACCAGAAAGATGATCACTCCTATTATCAGTGAACGAAAAAAATGTTTCAGATATTTATTCATGCTTTAGCTTTCTTGCTTTGATTGATAATTCTCAAAGGTCATTTCAAATTTCACTTCACCGTTTGTATAGGTTCCAACGGCATTCCATCCTTGTTTTGTATAGAACACTTCGGCTCTGGTGTTTGGCGCCGTGCCCAGATAAACCGTTTTCCGGGTCTGGTCAAAGTACCAGGCTAACATTAACCGGTGCAATTCTTTCCCGATTCCTTTTTCGGCATAATCAGGATGAACAAACAGTGCCCAGATATTATTTTCCTGTAAATCCACTATCGAGAAGCCAACAATTTTTTCCTCTGCGATACAAACCCAGCCTTTGCCTTTTTCGGTGATATAAAAAAGGACGTCTTTATCCGGAACAATATCGGGATTGCTCAGCCGGTTCTCTTTTACGGCATTCCGGACGATCTGAATTTGTGCGATATCATCGCTGTGGGCTTCTCGGTATAACATCTTATTTCGGGCAGTTTTTTAATACTTCCTGCGCTCTTTCCAATCCCCAGTTTGGGTGAAAAGGCGATTCTGGTTTAAAA
This region of Flavobacterium inviolabile genomic DNA includes:
- a CDS encoding GNAT family N-acetyltransferase, which produces MLYREAHSDDIAQIQIVRNAVKENRLSNPDIVPDKDVLFYITEKGKGWVCIAEEKIVGFSIVDLQENNIWALFVHPDYAEKGIGKELHRLMLAWYFDQTRKTVYLGTAPNTRAEVFYTKQGWNAVGTYTNGEVKFEMTFENYQSKQES